A section of the Pseudomonas fluorescens genome encodes:
- a CDS encoding cupin domain-containing protein: MKLNSDLSQRVVVEPSSLQWVDSPATGIQRQLLERDGDEVARATSIVRYAPGSAFENHKHDLGEEILVLDGEFSDESGTFGPGTYIKNPPGSSHAPSSATGCTLFVKLRHLDLADSQRTVVDTRNGPWFPGLVPGLSVMPLSEFDTQHTALVRWAPGTRFNSHRHYGGEEIYVLEGVFEDEFGSYPTGTWMRSPHLSAHRPFSNTGCTILVKTGHLPVAESNEALA; this comes from the coding sequence ATGAAACTCAATTCAGATCTTTCGCAGCGTGTTGTCGTCGAGCCTTCAAGCTTACAGTGGGTCGATTCGCCAGCGACCGGGATTCAACGCCAGTTACTGGAGCGTGATGGCGACGAAGTGGCGCGTGCCACCTCGATCGTGCGATACGCGCCGGGCTCCGCTTTTGAAAATCATAAGCACGACTTGGGCGAGGAGATTCTGGTCCTGGACGGCGAATTCAGCGACGAATCCGGGACCTTCGGGCCTGGGACTTACATCAAGAATCCACCAGGTTCTTCGCATGCACCGAGCTCCGCGACGGGTTGCACGTTGTTCGTCAAGCTGCGCCATCTTGATCTAGCCGACAGCCAACGCACCGTGGTCGACACCCGTAACGGCCCCTGGTTTCCAGGCCTCGTGCCGGGTCTGTCGGTGATGCCACTTTCTGAGTTCGACACACAACATACGGCTTTGGTGCGCTGGGCCCCGGGGACACGATTCAATTCGCATCGTCACTACGGCGGTGAAGAAATCTATGTGTTGGAAGGCGTCTTTGAGGATGAGTTCGGAAGCTACCCTACCGGCACATGGATGCGCAGTCCGCATTTGAGTGCTCACCGTCCCTTCAGCAATACAGGCTGCACCATCCTGGTCAAGACAGGCCACCTGCCAGTCGCCGAATCAAATGAGGCGCTTGCATGA
- the cydP gene encoding cytochrome oxidase putative small subunit CydP — MTISDKRLRRHLLSAVVIKLLVLTVLWWLFIRDSHVSVDPNTIGARFGVPTSTQGASK; from the coding sequence ATGACCATTTCCGACAAACGACTGCGACGCCATCTGCTCTCAGCAGTAGTGATCAAGCTACTGGTGCTGACAGTGCTGTGGTGGCTGTTCATCCGGGATTCGCACGTCAGCGTCGACCCGAACACCATCGGCGCCAGGTTCGGTGTACCCACCTCGACTCAAGGGGCAAGCAAGTGA
- a CDS encoding sigma-54 interaction domain-containing protein, whose protein sequence is MKTILPTSDNSLPHPDQVQSLVSFLEHEPQPMIVLDPEYNILAANTAYQRQFGSAEKPFIGHKCYQISHHYDVPCDQAGENCPMKKAQEMRGPDRVLHIHHTPRGPEHVDVELRPILDEHGVITAYVERLTLVRSASARPSNEGLVGCSPAFNLALSELQRVAPSMLPVLLLGESGTGKELFARAVHETSERATGPFVVVDCSGLTETLFESELFGHEKGAFTGATTRKPGLVETAQGGTLFLDEIGDVPLAMQVKLLRLIESGTYRRVGSVETLHANFRLIAATHKPLEKMMEKGEFRQDLYYRISAFPIQLPPLRNRVEDIGLLVNSFLQRAGTGKRRLTIDADALTQLQRFSWPGNIRELRNVLERASLFADDGVIRSIHLPQASVVMSQSSTSTPFDGGTLVQALATFKGTRSELAKHMGISERTLYRRLKEQGLA, encoded by the coding sequence ATGAAGACCATCCTGCCCACCTCTGACAACTCACTCCCACACCCGGATCAAGTGCAGTCACTTGTTTCGTTTCTTGAACACGAACCCCAGCCGATGATCGTGCTCGATCCGGAGTACAACATCCTGGCTGCCAACACTGCCTATCAGCGGCAGTTCGGCAGCGCTGAAAAACCCTTTATCGGTCATAAGTGTTATCAAATCTCACACCATTACGATGTCCCTTGTGATCAGGCGGGTGAGAATTGTCCGATGAAAAAGGCGCAGGAAATGCGCGGGCCTGATCGTGTTTTGCACATTCACCACACGCCACGGGGACCTGAGCATGTCGACGTCGAATTGCGCCCGATTCTAGATGAGCACGGTGTTATTACCGCCTATGTGGAGCGTCTCACACTGGTCCGCAGCGCGTCAGCGCGACCCAGCAACGAAGGGCTGGTTGGCTGTTCACCCGCCTTTAACCTCGCCCTGTCTGAGCTGCAGCGGGTCGCACCATCAATGCTCCCGGTACTGCTGTTAGGCGAGTCCGGCACGGGCAAAGAGTTGTTCGCCCGCGCGGTACATGAAACCAGCGAGCGGGCCACTGGACCCTTTGTAGTCGTAGATTGCTCAGGATTGACCGAAACGTTGTTTGAGAGCGAGCTGTTCGGCCATGAAAAAGGAGCATTCACCGGTGCCACCACGCGCAAGCCTGGTTTGGTCGAAACAGCCCAGGGCGGCACGTTGTTTCTTGATGAGATTGGCGATGTTCCGCTGGCAATGCAGGTAAAACTGTTGCGCCTGATCGAATCGGGCACCTATCGCCGTGTCGGCAGTGTCGAGACCCTTCACGCCAACTTCAGGTTAATTGCTGCGACCCACAAACCATTGGAAAAAATGATGGAGAAAGGAGAGTTCAGACAGGACCTGTACTACCGCATCAGCGCCTTTCCAATTCAGTTACCACCCTTGCGTAACCGAGTTGAAGACATTGGTTTGCTTGTGAATTCATTTCTACAACGTGCCGGTACAGGCAAGCGCCGGCTGACAATAGATGCGGATGCACTGACACAATTGCAGCGGTTTTCCTGGCCCGGCAATATCCGTGAATTACGCAATGTTCTGGAAAGAGCCAGTCTGTTCGCTGACGATGGAGTGATCCGCTCCATACATTTACCCCAGGCCTCCGTCGTGATGTCTCAGTCCTCGACTTCCACCCCTTTCGACGGCGGCACGCTGGTACAGGCACTCGCTACTTTTAAAGGTACCCGCAGTGAGCTGGCCAAGCACATGGGTATTAGCGAACGTACTTTGTACAGACGACTGAAAGAGCAAGGTTTGGCCTAG
- a CDS encoding MBL fold metallo-hydrolase, whose protein sequence is MSVKLHVEGFFDSATNTVSYLVLDEATNHCALVDSVLDYDPKSGHTATTSADKLIARVNELNARVDWILETHVHADHLTAAPYLKEKLGGKIGIGSQISTVQEVFGTLFNTAGDMARDGSQFDHLFVNDEPFAIGTLQCHALHTPGHTPACMTYVISDGTETAAFVGDTLFMPDYGTARCDFPGGNARTLFQSINKVLSLPANTLLYMCHDYQPGGREVQFVSTVADQRAHNVHVRNGISEEEFVAMRTKRDASMDMPTLILPSVQVNMRAGHLPEPESNGTRYLKIPLNVA, encoded by the coding sequence ATGAGCGTAAAACTTCACGTCGAAGGATTCTTCGATTCTGCTACCAATACTGTCAGCTACCTCGTGCTGGATGAAGCGACCAACCACTGCGCCTTAGTGGACAGCGTACTTGACTACGACCCCAAATCCGGCCACACCGCCACAACGTCTGCCGACAAGTTGATTGCGAGGGTGAACGAACTCAATGCGAGGGTCGACTGGATTCTTGAGACCCACGTCCACGCAGACCACCTGACGGCCGCGCCCTACCTGAAGGAAAAGCTCGGTGGAAAAATAGGGATCGGCAGTCAGATTTCGACGGTGCAGGAGGTGTTTGGCACTCTGTTCAATACAGCTGGCGATATGGCCCGCGATGGAAGCCAGTTCGATCACCTGTTCGTTAATGACGAGCCGTTTGCCATTGGCACGCTGCAATGCCACGCGCTCCATACACCGGGCCATACACCAGCCTGTATGACTTATGTGATCAGCGATGGGACCGAAACGGCTGCGTTCGTCGGCGATACCTTGTTTATGCCGGACTACGGTACTGCACGCTGTGACTTTCCCGGAGGCAATGCGCGTACGTTGTTCCAGTCAATCAACAAGGTGCTAAGTCTGCCGGCCAATACCTTGCTGTACATGTGCCACGACTACCAGCCTGGTGGCCGCGAGGTGCAGTTCGTCAGTACCGTTGCAGACCAACGCGCGCACAACGTTCATGTGCGTAATGGCATCAGCGAGGAGGAGTTCGTGGCGATGCGCACCAAGCGTGATGCATCGATGGACATGCCGACACTGATCCTGCCATCCGTTCAGGTCAACATGCGGGCAGGGCACTTACCTGAGCCCGAATCGAACGGGACGCGCTACCTGAAAATCCCGCTCAACGTCGCCTGA
- a CDS encoding bifunctional protein tyrosine phosphatase family protein/NAD(P)/FAD-dependent oxidoreductase, which produces MDIRCLAPGLSVSEQIFPNQLAELKENGFRAIVCNRPDGEGGDQPLFAEIKRTAQANGIEAHYLPAESGKVTDEQGIAFGKLLETLPKPVLAYCRSGMRSTTMWALSQAGQQPLPYIVETAKKAGFDMKGVIRRIANQGRTPVEVAEAQHTVVIIGGGAAGIATASSLLARDPGLDVAIIDPADVHYYQPGWTLVGCGVFDAPQTAHTMGTTIPRGVHWIKSAVAAFEPERNAVILDGCRVVKYEQLIVCPGLKLNWHAIEGLSDTLGRNGVTSNYLYHLAPYTWELVQQLRGGRAIFTQPPMPIKCAGAPQKAMYLSADHWKRTGVLDNVKIEFCSAGAVLFGVPDYVPALMEYIKAYGIDLNFGNTLTSVNGPARTATFNCVSPDGSAHLVTRDFDLLHVVPPQIAPDFVRVSPLVDAAGWIDVDPATLRHKTWVNIHALGDAANSSNAKTAAAARKQAPVVAHNVLAAMGKAKGSAHYDGYGSCPLTVERGKIVLAEFTYGGKVAPSFPSWLIEGTRPSRLAWLLKERILPPLYWKGMLKGREWMAKPELADL; this is translated from the coding sequence ATGGACATTCGCTGCCTTGCGCCTGGACTGTCGGTATCAGAACAGATTTTTCCCAACCAATTGGCTGAACTAAAAGAAAACGGTTTTCGCGCCATTGTGTGTAACCGTCCTGATGGCGAAGGCGGCGATCAACCCTTGTTTGCCGAAATCAAACGTACGGCCCAAGCGAACGGTATTGAGGCGCACTACCTTCCCGCTGAATCAGGCAAAGTGACCGACGAGCAAGGTATTGCCTTCGGCAAGCTCCTTGAAACTCTTCCAAAACCGGTGTTGGCCTATTGCCGTTCCGGCATGCGCTCGACAACGATGTGGGCACTGTCACAAGCGGGCCAACAACCCCTGCCATACATCGTCGAGACGGCCAAAAAAGCCGGGTTCGATATGAAAGGCGTCATTCGCCGGATTGCGAATCAGGGGCGCACGCCGGTCGAAGTGGCTGAGGCGCAGCATACCGTGGTCATCATCGGGGGCGGTGCGGCAGGTATTGCGACTGCATCCAGTTTACTGGCGCGAGATCCTGGACTCGACGTTGCCATCATCGACCCGGCAGATGTGCACTACTACCAGCCAGGCTGGACACTTGTCGGCTGTGGTGTCTTCGATGCGCCCCAAACTGCCCACACGATGGGCACGACCATCCCCCGCGGTGTGCACTGGATCAAGTCGGCGGTCGCCGCTTTCGAACCCGAGAGAAATGCCGTCATTCTTGATGGATGCAGAGTCGTCAAATACGAGCAACTGATCGTGTGCCCTGGCCTGAAGCTCAATTGGCATGCAATCGAGGGTTTGTCGGACACCCTGGGTCGCAACGGCGTGACTTCAAATTACCTGTATCACCTTGCCCCTTATACGTGGGAACTGGTGCAGCAACTGCGTGGTGGGCGAGCCATTTTCACGCAACCACCCATGCCGATCAAATGTGCCGGGGCGCCGCAAAAAGCAATGTACCTTTCTGCCGATCATTGGAAACGTACCGGTGTATTGGACAACGTCAAGATCGAGTTTTGCAGCGCCGGCGCGGTGCTGTTCGGAGTTCCCGACTATGTGCCCGCACTGATGGAATACATCAAGGCCTATGGTATCGACCTGAACTTCGGCAACACACTCACCAGCGTGAATGGACCCGCACGGACTGCAACATTCAACTGCGTTAGTCCGGATGGCAGCGCCCATCTTGTTACTCGAGACTTCGATCTACTTCATGTTGTACCACCGCAGATTGCGCCGGATTTTGTCCGAGTCAGCCCTCTCGTCGATGCGGCCGGCTGGATCGATGTCGACCCTGCCACTCTGCGCCATAAAACCTGGGTAAATATTCACGCGCTGGGAGACGCCGCCAACTCCAGCAACGCCAAAACCGCGGCGGCTGCACGCAAGCAGGCTCCCGTTGTTGCCCATAATGTGTTGGCTGCCATGGGTAAAGCAAAAGGCAGTGCCCATTACGACGGTTACGGCTCCTGCCCGCTGACGGTTGAACGCGGCAAGATCGTACTGGCGGAGTTCACCTATGGTGGCAAGGTCGCCCCCAGCTTCCCATCCTGGCTGATTGAGGGTACCCGGCCATCGAGGCTGGCATGGCTGCTCAAGGAGCGAATTCTTCCACCGCTGTACTGGAAGGGAATGCTCAAGGGCCGTGAGTGGATGGCGAAACCCGAGTTGGCTGACCTATGA
- a CDS encoding sulfite exporter TauE/SafE family protein, producing MIIVLLLGLTVGVILALTGAGGGILAVPLLVFGVGLSMAEAGPIGLLAVGLASTLGAVIGLKNGTVRYKAALLIAGAGIVCSPLGLWLAQRTPNRPLTIMFAFVLMYVAFRVYQRSLTPSTESKTPVISKPPPCLLDANRGKLNWTAPCAWALTASGIVAGGLSGLLGVGGGFVMVPALQRYTNLTAQSVLATSLAVIALVSISGVAASSAAGHLQWAVAIPFSIGALAGMICGRFVAAKLSGPNLQKGFAIVSAVVAVALLVKAIQ from the coding sequence ATGATCATCGTCTTACTGCTCGGGCTTACTGTTGGAGTCATTCTGGCTCTGACCGGCGCCGGCGGAGGAATACTGGCTGTTCCCTTGCTGGTGTTTGGAGTGGGATTGAGCATGGCCGAGGCTGGGCCAATCGGTTTACTGGCTGTCGGTTTAGCCTCGACCCTGGGTGCCGTGATAGGACTCAAAAACGGCACCGTCCGCTATAAAGCGGCGCTTTTAATTGCTGGAGCGGGGATCGTCTGTTCTCCCCTTGGCCTTTGGCTGGCGCAACGCACGCCTAACCGTCCGTTGACGATCATGTTTGCCTTCGTGCTGATGTACGTTGCGTTCCGGGTCTATCAACGATCGCTCACTCCCTCCACGGAGTCGAAGACACCAGTTATATCCAAACCACCGCCTTGCCTATTGGACGCCAATCGAGGAAAGCTAAACTGGACTGCTCCGTGTGCATGGGCGCTCACTGCTTCTGGCATTGTCGCGGGTGGGCTTTCTGGCTTGCTCGGCGTGGGCGGTGGCTTTGTGATGGTGCCGGCGCTCCAGCGATACACCAATTTGACAGCACAGTCAGTGCTTGCCACGTCTCTAGCCGTTATTGCGCTGGTTTCAATTTCCGGCGTTGCTGCGAGCTCGGCAGCTGGGCACTTACAGTGGGCAGTTGCCATTCCATTTTCCATTGGGGCATTAGCCGGCATGATCTGCGGGCGCTTTGTCGCTGCCAAGCTGTCGGGGCCAAACTTACAAAAAGGGTTTGCCATTGTATCTGCAGTGGTTGCAGTGGCCTTGCTGGTAAAAGCTATTCAGTAG
- a CDS encoding OsmC family protein, whose translation MNDSTRVNLRLEQQHDYRCTLHFEEGAPTLTVDEPPPLGEAVGPSPVELLLGAVANCLTNSLLFALRKYKQDAEPLSCKASAEVGRNAENRLRVLHIDIELQLGKSAAKLEHLPRILSQFESFCTVTQSVAQGIPVQLRVIDSEALVLKGDLHASTEPASTGA comes from the coding sequence ATGAACGACAGCACTCGTGTGAATTTGCGTTTGGAGCAACAACATGACTATCGCTGCACGCTGCATTTCGAAGAAGGTGCGCCGACTCTGACCGTGGATGAGCCACCACCACTGGGTGAGGCTGTTGGCCCCAGCCCGGTAGAGCTGCTGCTCGGTGCGGTAGCCAACTGCTTGACTAATAGTCTGCTGTTCGCGCTGCGTAAGTACAAGCAGGACGCCGAACCGCTTTCTTGCAAGGCCAGTGCTGAGGTCGGACGCAATGCTGAAAATCGCCTACGGGTACTCCATATAGACATCGAACTGCAGTTAGGCAAATCAGCTGCCAAGCTGGAGCACTTACCGCGCATCCTTAGCCAATTCGAAAGCTTTTGCACCGTTACACAGAGCGTGGCCCAAGGCATCCCAGTCCAATTACGAGTCATAGACTCCGAAGCGCTGGTACTAAAAGGCGATCTGCATGCTTCCACTGAACCCGCTTCGACAGGGGCTTGA